The genomic window ATGGATGACCCCCAAAAGGTGCAACTCACAAAGGATCTATTGGAACTTGCCACCGCTTCACCCAAGCTCAAGATATTGAAGAATCTGTTGAAGCTTGCCACCGCTTCACCCAAGCTCAAGATATTGAAGAACCTGTTGAAGCTTGCCACCACCTCACCCAAGGTCAAGATATTGATACGAGATACGGTATCACATACAACCGTAGAGGTTTCCAAAACCCGAGTCCAGTCTTAAAGAGTTTCTAGTTAGGTTTTTGGTGCTTTTCCCTTTTGGATTAggttgtttttggttcttcttctttttacattAGGATGTGTTTGATCGTTGAGCCGAATAATTTGCTTTGAATCTCTGAGATCTTAGGAACAGCTAATGGATCGTAGTATGATGATATTAAGACATCTTTCTTATGGTTATGAAAGAATGCAAAATAAATACATGCATCTTTGTACTAGTGTATGTATGTAAATTACCCACTAATGGTGGATGtacgagagaaaaaaatacaagatcAACCATTACTAGGACAATTCAAGTAGCCATACATATTACTTACAACATTGTAGAAAACCTAACAAAGTTTTGTAAcagcaaataaataattttcttaactaagacataaaatataactttgaagtttgaacaaTAATCACAAACTATAGATTCATAAAAACACTTTAACCTTCGAAATCTGTTTTAACCCACTGAACATGTTTCACATTCATCTTCTCGTCCAActccattttctttaaatcCGAACTAGTCCCATCTTCAGCGGTCGAGACTCTTCGGTtacattttcttctaaaagaaTCTTCACTCTCAACATCTAACCCTTCGAACTCTCTAACCCAATAACAATGTAACAAACAAGCCAGCACTAGAACCATTATCTGTAACGGAATCATCGCCACGAAAACACCACATTCTACTCTAACCAAAGCTTTAGCCTCTCTAGGGTCTCGAGTCGATATCAGCAAAGAAagactctgtttctctctacTAAACAACATTAAAACTGCAATAAACTGACCCGTCAGTGAGGAAACATGAAGCGTTATCCGCGCGATGAAACATGATCGAGATTGGTGCGAAGAGGCACTACCGAAAGAGGAGATCAGAGAGACGAGTGAGACTGCGAGGAAGGCTAAACCGAGTGAAGTTGGAGGGTTTCTAAGAAGAATGATTGGTACGAAAGAACAGAgggagaggaggaggagagtgAAATTCAGACACGATACGAGAATGTTTTGGAACAAACATAACTTTCTGTGAAAAGAAGCCATTGATGTTTTgtgaaattatgttttttttgtttgtttcaagttttatATAGGTAAAGTAAGAAACTAAGCGCCCGTTGGGGAGAAGATGTAACGGCTATGATGAGGTTTAACGGTTATATTGACATAATGGGCTTCACAAAAGTATTGTAATAGATTTTTGACCTTTAGCCTCACGAAAATGACGGTCgtatatatttgaattagTAATACTATTTTATCATTATTGTTTACATAAATGCCTGAAACtaaattgcttttttttttcttttcttctcaaagaCCTAAAACTAAATTGCTACTCGAATAGAAATTTGAAAaggattattatttttgatatatttcaTGTTGTCCATAAAATACTCTTTTATGtcaattgtattttttaagcatctaaaatatttaaatttttcttctttctcaattgcaatattttaatattttatttacatatacatagaCTATAccaaaaatcccaaaaaagattataaaaatattgagGTACAATATGAGCTTATAAGATTACTGTTTAACTGCAAAAGAAATTGTGTCTTGACTCCATCCAAACCCACGTGTCAACAACTGCGTGCAAAACAACATGTGTTCGATGAGTAATCGTACGATTTCCAAGATCAACCTTGGTCGTTGGGTATATATTTCGGTAAAAAAATCATCGTCGAAACACAATCGATCAttaattcttttatttgtcaCTGTAGTTAAGCCAATTGAAActctaataaaaaattaagagcTTAAAAACAATAGAATATGCATctaaagatttttctttccttcaaACCAAGACACAatctttaataatataattaaaacaaaaaaggtaaacataaaacaaagatGTTTGAAGACACCAAAAATAGGACGGTGAAATTTGACAcaagtaataaaaaataaggttTGTATTAATCAACGGAAAACCATAGATTAGACCATTAGAGCATTCTCATtgcataattatttttttagtgtctcaaaaccaatatatttaatattttaatattaaaagcaaactaaccattaaaaaaaaatttacagaaGTGGACGAAAAAAGATTTGCTCTCACCGTTTGTCAAAGTGAGAACTGGTTTTTACGGTTTGTCTTTTCATTCAATTTCGGACCAAATTACCTTGGGAAAACTTAATAATGGCACAAACCAAACCGTGCAGCAGTTCGTATCGGTTCAGTTGATGGCATAAACCAAACCCTACAGCAGTTGGTTTCGGTTTAGTTGATGCGGTTCAgttttgaaaaagacaaaacaaaaaaactgaaacgaagaaaccgaagaaaaagaaaaagagaagagagtaacggagagatttgagagagaattaGAAAGCGAAACGAAATTCAGTATCCATTGTTTCAAAATTCGACATAACTTCGAATTGTTGGGTAGTTGAATTGAGTCACTGAACTCCCACATCCGGGGAAGAGAAAGTTACTGTTTTTCCCGGCGAAGCCAAGAAAAAGTTACTGTTTATTCCGACGAAATTTGAACCTCCGGCGAGATAGCAACTTTAGCTATGGCTGGGAATAAAGCAAACGAAGAAGTCCCGAGGAAGCAGCATGGTCCAGGGAAGGAGAAGCGGGTATTAAGAGTTTCCCCGCAGAGAAAACGCTCTGCGACAAAGGCAACGGAGGAACTGGGTTAGAATCTCTAATTTAccgtttgttttctttgggtGTATCAGAATTGTAAAGCTTGTTTGATTAAAGGGTTAGAACTAGTCGGAATTTAGCATATCTTTAGGATGAAAAATTGAGAAGTAGAATTGGAAATCTCTGTTTCCgccaaaaatatgattttgagttataaTCTGGAAAATGtctgtgtacgtacactactTCGGTTTGCTTAACAATATATCACGTTTAATTGCAGGTAGTCCAAGTGTTGCTCCGATTGAAGATCTTACAGTTGAAGAGTTACCACCAAGACTCTTTGCTATAGACCGGTACCCTTCCGAGACAAAGATGAACGCGTACTCTAAACCGGAGTACATTTCTAACATAGCAAATGTACTAAAGGGGAAACCAGAGATGCAGTTTCTTCTCGATTCTCCATTTGgggaactttttaaaatacccaaaaacaaGGCATCTTTCAATGCTAAGCTTGTCCTTGGACTAATATGCTGTCAGTTAGTGACAAAGAAGGTGAATGAGATGTGGATTGTATTCGGTGGTCATCCAATCAGATTTGGATTAAGAGAATTTAGTATCCTAACTGGGCTGGAATGTGGGAAGTATCCCAAGAAGAAAGACGTGGAGGATGTTATCAGTGTGAAACCTGAGTGTGAGAGTGTTTG from Arabidopsis thaliana chromosome 3, partial sequence includes these protein-coding regions:
- a CDS encoding Putative membrane lipoprotein (Putative membrane lipoprotein; FUNCTIONS IN: molecular_function unknown; INVOLVED IN: biological_process unknown; LOCATED IN: endomembrane system; EXPRESSED IN: 22 plant structures; EXPRESSED DURING: 13 growth stages; Has 18 Blast hits to 18 proteins in 9 species: Archae - 0; Bacteria - 0; Metazoa - 0; Fungi - 0; Plants - 18; Viruses - 0; Other Eukaryotes - 0 (source: NCBI BLink).), with product MASFHRKLCLFQNILVSCLNFTLLLLSLCSFVPIILLRNPPTSLGLAFLAVSLVSLISSFGSASSHQSRSCFIARITLHVSSLTGQFIAVLMLFSREKQSLSLLISTRDPREAKALVRVECGVFVAMIPLQIMVLVLACLLHCYWVREFEGLDVESEDSFRRKCNRRVSTAEDGTSSDLKKMELDEKMNVKHVQWVKTDFEG